In Actinomadura luteofluorescens, the sequence GGGCGCCGACACCGTGGAGGCCTGCCGCGTCGCCGAACGCCTCCGCGGCCGGGTGCGCCGCCTCGCCGTCCCCGCGGAGGAGGGCACCGTCACGGTCACGGTCTCGGTGGGGGTCTCGCTGTTCCGCACGCACGGCCATGACCTCCTGGAACTCATGACGGCGGCCGACCTCGCGCTCTACCGGGCGAAGTCCTCGGGGCGCGACCGGGTGTGCCTCCCCGCGCTGGAGGGGCCCAAGCCGTCCGGCAACTGAGGCGGCGACGCGAAAAACAGGTTCCAGTACCCCCTAGTCTTGAGGATATGGCCGAGTACATCTACACGATGCAGCGTGTGCGCAAGGCACATGGCGACAAGGTCGTCCTCGACGACGTCACCCTGCATTTCCTTCCGGGCGCGAAGATCGGCGTCCTGGGGCCCAACGGCACCGGTAAGTCGACGCTGCTGCGCATGATGGCCGGTCTGGAACAGCCTTCGAACGGCGACGCGCGCCTCATGCCCGGGTTCAGCGTGGGCATGTTGCAGCAGGAGCCGCCGCTGAACGAGGAAAAGGACGTCCTCGGGAACGTCCAGGAGGGCGTCGCCGAGACCAAGGCGCTGCTCGACCGGTTCAACGAGATCGCCGAGCAGATGGCGACGGACTACTCCGACGCGCTGATGGAGGAGATGGGCAAGCTGCAGGGGGAGCTTGACCATCGCAACGCCTGGGACCTCGACAGTCAGCTCGACCAGGCGATGGACGCGCTGCGCTGCCCGCCCGGCGACGCCGAGGTGTCGAAGCTGTCGGGTGGTGAGCGCCGGCGCGTCGCGCTGTGCAAGCTGCTGCTGGAGGCGCCCGACCTGCTGCTCCTGGACGAGCCCACCAACCACCTCGACGCGGAGAGCGTCCAGTGGCTGGAGCAGTTCCTCGCCAAGTACGAGGGCACCGTCCTGGCCGTCACGCACGACCGGTACTTCCTCGACAACGTGGCCACCTGGATCCTGGAGCTCGACCGGGGCCGCTGCTACCCCTACGAGGGCAACTACTCCGTCTACCTGGAGAAGAAGGCCGAGCGGCTCAAGGTCGAGGGCAACAAGGACGCCAAGCGCAAGAAGCGCCTCCAGGACGAGCTGGAGTGGGTCCGGTCGAACCCGAAGGCGCGCCAGACCAAGAGCAAGGCCCGCCTTGAGCGGTACGAGGAGATGGCCGCCGAGGCCGACAAGTACCGCAAGCTCGACTTCGAGGAGATCCAGATCCCGCCGGGCCCGCGCCTGGGCAACACGGTGATCGTCGCTGACAAGCTGAACAAGGGGTTCGGCGACCGGCTCCTGATGGACGACCTGACGTTCAACCTTCCCCCGAACGGGATCGTCGGCGTCATCGGCCCGAACGGCGTCGGCAAGACCACGCTCTTCCGCATGATCATCGGGGATGAGCAGCCGGACGCGGGCGATCTGCGGGTCGGCGAGACCGTCAAGATCTCCTACGTCGACCAGGGCCGCGGCGGCATCGACCCGAAGAAGACGGTGTGGGAGGTCGTCTCGGACGGCCTGGACCACATCAACGTCGGCCAGGTCGAGATGCCGTCCCGCGCGTACGTCGCGGCGTTCGGGTTCAAGGGCCCCGACCAGCAGAAGCCCTCCGGCGTGCTGTCCGGCGGCGAGCGCAACCGGCTCAACCTGGCGCTGACGCTCAAGCAGGGCGGCAACGTCCTGCTGCTGGACGAGCCGACCAACGACCTGGACACCGAGACCCTGTCCAGCCTGGAGAACGCCCTCCTGGAGTTCCCCGGGTGCGCCGTGATCACCTCGCACGACCGGTGGTTCCTGGACCGCATCGCCACGCACATCCTCGCGTGGGAGGAAGGCTCGAACTGGTTCTGGTTCGAGGGCAACTTCGCCGACTACGAGAAGAACAAGATCGAGCGGCTGGGCGCCGACGCCGCCCGCCCGCACCGGGTCACCCACCGCAAGCTCAAGCGAGACTGACCCAAACCTTTCCGAACGGCCGCGCGACCCCCACCCGCGCGGCCGTTCGCATTCCCACCAGAGGCGATCCCACCGGCGTTTCCGGGCGGAGGGGGCCTGTTGTTGTGAGGTGGGGAGTGGGGGGCCGGGGGCTGGCGGGCTTCGGGGGTGATGCTTGGGGGGCATCGAACGATGCGTTTTTCGTGTTGGACAGGTATCGATCGTGTCTCCTATCGTCCGGGTCAGGTAGTCGGGCCAAGCTAGGAGGACGGGGACGTTGGCGCAGCTCACCGGGCAGATGCTGATCGGGTCCGAGCGCGTCAGCGGGACGGGGAAGGCGATCTGCGCCGTCGATCCCCGTACCGGGGAACGTCTCGGGCCTGAGTACCGCTACGGCGGCGACGCCGAGGTGGAACGGGCCTGTGCCCTAGCGGAGGAGGCGTTCGACGCCTACCGCGAGACGGGCCCTGAGGAGCGTGCCGCGTTCCTCGATGCGATCGCCGGGAGGCTCGACGACCAGGCCGGCGAGCTCGTCCGGCGCGCCGCGTCCGAGACCGGGCTTCCCGTCGCCCGGCTGACCGGGGAGGTCGCGCGGACGTCGGGGCAGTTGCGCCTGTTCGCCTCCGACCTGCGCGCGGCGACGGTGCCCGGCTCCACCGCCCGCTACGGCGCGAACCCGCCGGGCGGCGCCGGTGTCGCGGCCGGGCCGGCGACGAGCGTCGACCCCGCGGGCGAGGGCGGCCCCGAGATCCGGCAGGGGCGGGTGCCGCTCGGGCCCGTCGCGGTCTTCGGGGCGAGCAACTTC encodes:
- the ettA gene encoding energy-dependent translational throttle protein EttA — protein: MAEYIYTMQRVRKAHGDKVVLDDVTLHFLPGAKIGVLGPNGTGKSTLLRMMAGLEQPSNGDARLMPGFSVGMLQQEPPLNEEKDVLGNVQEGVAETKALLDRFNEIAEQMATDYSDALMEEMGKLQGELDHRNAWDLDSQLDQAMDALRCPPGDAEVSKLSGGERRRVALCKLLLEAPDLLLLDEPTNHLDAESVQWLEQFLAKYEGTVLAVTHDRYFLDNVATWILELDRGRCYPYEGNYSVYLEKKAERLKVEGNKDAKRKKRLQDELEWVRSNPKARQTKSKARLERYEEMAAEADKYRKLDFEEIQIPPGPRLGNTVIVADKLNKGFGDRLLMDDLTFNLPPNGIVGVIGPNGVGKTTLFRMIIGDEQPDAGDLRVGETVKISYVDQGRGGIDPKKTVWEVVSDGLDHINVGQVEMPSRAYVAAFGFKGPDQQKPSGVLSGGERNRLNLALTLKQGGNVLLLDEPTNDLDTETLSSLENALLEFPGCAVITSHDRWFLDRIATHILAWEEGSNWFWFEGNFADYEKNKIERLGADAARPHRVTHRKLKRD